One genomic segment of Petrotoga olearia DSM 13574 includes these proteins:
- a CDS encoding heavy metal translocating P-type ATPase → MSEVKEKSLEPANSKENFSPNNKVSFSVQGMTCATCVKNVERALKKLDGVKYVSVNLATEKAVLISQEAIPMAKIKKAVSDVGYKVSEEMPTEDLIEKRFKESRKDMYLSLAFTIPLMVLMILNMSGLNIPFMLFIELIGAGATILIPGRKTLKSAWIALSHLHTNMDTLISLGAISAWATTLLAIAGLDILSFGTIAAMLITLNLIGRYIEARMKHSASREIKLLLSMKVDKANVITDEGVVELPIDTVKIGDLILVRTGEKIPLDGAIVEGQASINESMISGEPLPVSKGEKDSVVSGTIVESGLLKIKVEKVGEDTFLNQMIKLVEEAQSSKVPIQALADRITLYFIPTVFSLAVLSGILWFFQYETFQPFLINASNIIPWVLTDAGPLSTAIFSFVATLVIACPCALGLATPMALVAASSVSAKKGLIIKNGEAIQMAKDIDTILMDKTGTLTKGQPSVIEHNLDDETFLIISEIEKNSTHPLAKAIVEYAHEHIKNQNIKIEEIEEITGKGIVGTYKNNKYYIGKPRDAKPYQEFMENAETVIEVSKNEKIVGYIRIADEIKSDAVEAIKKLKEMGMEPIMVTGDNENTARAVAKKVGINKVFANISPQNKVEIVRKYQIEGKRVAMIGDGINDAAALKSSDMGIAIGNGTDLAIESADVIISQGEISKVIDAIKISEITFKKIKQNLFWAFFYNIIAIPLAMTAILHPAIAEIAMLFSSINVIYNSSRITKKL, encoded by the coding sequence ATGAGTGAAGTTAAAGAAAAATCGTTAGAACCTGCAAATTCAAAAGAAAATTTTTCTCCAAATAATAAAGTTTCATTCAGCGTTCAGGGGATGACATGCGCCACATGTGTAAAAAATGTAGAAAGGGCGCTGAAAAAATTAGATGGAGTAAAATATGTCTCTGTGAATTTAGCGACAGAAAAAGCTGTATTAATATCACAAGAAGCTATACCAATGGCCAAAATTAAAAAGGCTGTATCAGACGTTGGATATAAGGTTTCTGAGGAAATGCCTACTGAGGATTTGATAGAAAAAAGATTCAAAGAATCTCGGAAAGATATGTATCTTTCATTAGCTTTCACGATTCCTCTTATGGTTCTCATGATCTTAAATATGAGTGGATTGAATATTCCTTTTATGCTATTCATTGAGTTAATCGGCGCAGGTGCTACAATCTTAATACCGGGCAGAAAAACTTTAAAAAGCGCCTGGATCGCTTTATCTCATCTCCATACAAATATGGATACATTAATTTCTCTTGGAGCTATTTCCGCTTGGGCAACAACCCTTTTAGCTATTGCAGGTTTAGATATTCTTTCTTTTGGTACTATTGCAGCGATGTTGATTACATTGAATTTGATAGGGAGATACATCGAAGCAAGGATGAAACATAGCGCTTCAAGAGAAATAAAGCTCCTTCTTTCCATGAAAGTTGACAAAGCCAATGTGATTACTGATGAAGGTGTAGTTGAATTACCCATAGACACAGTCAAAATAGGTGATTTAATACTGGTAAGGACCGGGGAAAAAATTCCTTTAGATGGTGCTATCGTAGAAGGACAAGCTTCGATAAATGAATCTATGATAAGTGGCGAACCATTACCTGTATCAAAAGGTGAGAAGGATTCCGTGGTGAGTGGCACAATAGTCGAATCAGGACTCTTAAAAATAAAAGTTGAAAAAGTTGGAGAAGACACATTCCTAAATCAAATGATTAAACTTGTAGAAGAGGCACAATCCTCTAAAGTACCTATTCAAGCCCTAGCTGACAGAATAACCTTGTATTTTATACCGACAGTTTTTTCTTTAGCTGTCCTAAGTGGTATCCTTTGGTTTTTCCAATATGAAACGTTCCAACCTTTTTTAATTAACGCTTCAAATATCATTCCATGGGTTCTTACAGATGCCGGTCCGCTATCTACCGCAATTTTTTCGTTTGTTGCCACCCTTGTTATAGCGTGCCCATGCGCACTTGGCTTAGCAACTCCTATGGCCCTTGTGGCTGCAAGTTCTGTATCTGCCAAAAAAGGATTGATCATAAAAAATGGAGAAGCTATTCAAATGGCTAAAGATATAGATACAATTCTCATGGACAAAACTGGAACCTTAACTAAAGGACAACCATCAGTTATTGAACACAATTTAGATGATGAAACATTTTTAATTATTTCAGAAATAGAGAAAAATTCTACTCACCCTTTGGCTAAGGCTATAGTCGAATACGCACATGAACATATTAAAAATCAGAACATAAAAATTGAAGAAATAGAGGAAATAACAGGCAAGGGAATCGTTGGAACATACAAAAACAATAAATATTATATCGGTAAACCACGTGATGCAAAACCCTACCAAGAATTTATGGAAAACGCAGAAACGGTAATAGAAGTAAGTAAAAATGAAAAAATTGTTGGCTACATAAGAATCGCTGATGAGATTAAAAGTGATGCAGTAGAAGCTATAAAAAAATTAAAAGAAATGGGAATGGAACCAATAATGGTAACAGGTGACAACGAAAACACCGCCAGAGCCGTTGCTAAAAAGGTTGGAATTAATAAGGTCTTTGCAAATATATCTCCTCAAAATAAAGTAGAAATAGTCAGAAAATATCAGATAGAAGGGAAAAGAGTCGCTATGATAGGCGATGGAATAAATGATGCCGCCGCTTTAAAATCATCTGATATGGGTATTGCAATAGGCAACGGAACGGATTTAGCAATAGAATCTGCGGATGTAATAATAAGTCAAGGAGAAATTTCAAAAGTAATAGATGCAATAAAGATATCTGAAATAACCTTTAAAAAAATCAAGCAAAACTTATTCTGGGCATTCTTCTACAACATTATCGCAATACCTTTGGCAATGACAGCAATCCTTCACCCAGCAATAGCAGAGATTGCCATGTTATTCAGTTCCATAAACGTAATTTACAATTCCAGTCGAATTACAAAAAAACTATAG
- a CDS encoding heavy-metal-associated domain-containing protein, producing the protein MKYIFDVPDMSCEHCKMNIEKQLKSSGVVQDFKVDLENKKVEVETLQEPEKIVNLLDEIGYPPKLVSKE; encoded by the coding sequence ATGAAATACATCTTTGATGTACCAGATATGTCTTGTGAACATTGCAAGATGAACATAGAAAAGCAGTTAAAGTCTTCCGGTGTTGTGCAAGATTTCAAGGTTGATTTAGAAAACAAAAAGGTAGAAGTTGAAACACTCCAAGAACCTGAAAAAATAGTAAACTTATTGGATGAAATTGGTTATCCTCCCAAATTGGTAAGCAAAGAATAG